A genomic window from Bacillaceae bacterium S4-13-56 includes:
- the glmS gene encoding glutamine--fructose-6-phosphate transaminase (isomerizing) gives MCGIVGYIGKEDTKDILLKGLEKLEYRGYDSAGIATLNEDGVNVTKVKGRIAVLRDAVDETIHATMGIGHTRWATHGAPSKENAHPHQSASGRFTIVHNGVIENYEDVRHEYLENVEMKSETDTEVIVQLMEVLNNEMNDVAAAFRKAVSLMKGSYAVALLDNQNPDVIYVAKNKSPLLVGLGKDGFNVVASDAMAMLHVTDQFLELHDKETVLVSRDRVEILTLDGELVEREPYTAELDASDIEKGTYPHFMLKEIDEQPFVIRRIIQEYQNENDELKLDPEVRKAMLDTDRVYIIAAGTSYHAGLLGKQFIEKFAQIPAEVHVSSEFSYNMPLLSEKPLFIFISQSGETADSRSVLVQIKELGHPALTITNVPGSTLSREANYTLHLHAGPEIAVASTKAYTAQMAVLAILAVDTARAKGIKLDFDPMQELAIVANAIEALTDQKEEFEKIAREFLSTTRNCFFIGRSIDYYVGLEGALKLKEISYIQAEGFAGGELKHGTIALIEDGTPVIALATQVAVNYSIRGNVKEVDARGANSCVITMEGLQQEGDSFVLPKVHDILTPLVSVVPLQLIAYYAALHRDCDVDKPRNLAKSVTVE, from the coding sequence ACTCAGCTGGGATAGCCACTTTGAATGAAGATGGAGTGAATGTGACGAAGGTTAAGGGTCGTATTGCGGTATTACGTGATGCTGTTGATGAAACTATTCATGCTACAATGGGAATCGGTCATACTCGTTGGGCTACTCATGGAGCGCCAAGTAAGGAGAATGCCCATCCACATCAAAGTGCGTCTGGTCGTTTTACTATTGTGCATAATGGTGTCATCGAAAATTACGAAGATGTCCGTCACGAATATTTAGAAAATGTAGAGATGAAAAGTGAAACAGATACGGAAGTCATCGTTCAACTAATGGAAGTATTAAATAACGAAATGAATGATGTTGCCGCAGCCTTCCGTAAAGCAGTTAGTCTTATGAAAGGTTCATATGCTGTGGCCTTATTAGATAATCAAAATCCAGATGTTATTTATGTGGCTAAAAATAAAAGCCCGCTATTAGTTGGGCTTGGTAAAGACGGTTTCAACGTTGTAGCAAGTGATGCAATGGCCATGTTGCACGTTACGGACCAATTTTTAGAGCTGCATGACAAGGAAACTGTATTGGTAAGCCGTGATAGGGTAGAAATCCTCACTCTTGACGGTGAATTGGTTGAGCGTGAACCATATACGGCTGAACTGGATGCAAGTGATATTGAAAAAGGAACCTATCCACATTTCATGCTAAAAGAAATCGATGAACAACCATTTGTTATTCGTCGTATTATCCAAGAATACCAAAATGAAAATGATGAATTAAAATTAGATCCTGAAGTTCGTAAAGCAATGTTAGATACGGATCGTGTTTATATTATTGCGGCAGGAACAAGTTATCATGCAGGCTTATTAGGAAAACAATTTATTGAGAAATTCGCACAAATCCCAGCAGAGGTACATGTATCTAGTGAATTCTCCTATAATATGCCTTTGCTTTCTGAAAAGCCACTCTTCATCTTTATTTCCCAAAGTGGAGAGACTGCTGATAGCCGGTCCGTACTTGTTCAGATTAAAGAACTTGGGCATCCCGCATTAACGATTACGAATGTTCCTGGATCTACCCTTTCTCGTGAAGCAAATTATACCCTGCACTTACACGCAGGTCCTGAAATTGCCGTAGCTTCTACAAAAGCATATACGGCTCAAATGGCTGTATTAGCTATCTTGGCAGTAGATACAGCACGTGCTAAAGGAATTAAACTTGATTTTGATCCTATGCAAGAGCTTGCAATTGTCGCTAATGCTATAGAAGCTCTTACTGATCAAAAAGAAGAGTTTGAAAAGATTGCCCGTGAGTTCTTATCGACTACACGTAATTGCTTCTTCATCGGACGTAGTATTGACTATTATGTTGGTTTAGAAGGTGCCTTAAAGCTAAAAGAGATTTCGTATATTCAAGCAGAAGGCTTTGCTGGTGGAGAACTGAAGCATGGTACCATAGCCCTTATTGAGGATGGCACACCAGTTATTGCGTTGGCCACTCAAGTTGCTGTAAACTATTCTATTCGAGGAAACGTAAAAGAAGTTGATGCTCGCGGAGCAAATTCCTGCGTTATTACTATGGAGGGATTACAACAAGAAGGAGACTCATTTGTACTTCCAAAAGTACATGATATTCTTACTCCACTTGTTTCAGTTGTACCGCTTCAACTAATCGCTTACTATGCAGCCCTACACCGTGATTGCGATGTAGATAAGCCAAGAAACCTTGCAAAGAGCGTTACAGTAGAATAA